In a single window of the Vicugna pacos chromosome 8, VicPac4, whole genome shotgun sequence genome:
- the LOC116281423 gene encoding uncharacterized protein: MSRFFCVCRASCESPVGCTISPQRDRRNSQPGYHIHRRDLKKIHRAACAGDVRKVQRVLLLRQNGLDERDRKNRTALHLASANGHGGVVTLLLERGCQIDARDRKKRTALIKAVQCEAEECVEILLKSGANVNAADVLGNTALHYAACLDTASIAEKLLSHAADMDMKNQDDLTPLLLARRNNRQLMADFLKEKQAHMPTVEKTKSEHKDERRRERPFQTTSLAKTSDCEESPFPSGPEEDARTPGEEEGVPEPKAERDGTRAETLVADEGAADETTEDETLPSVLAAEQPDESGEESPFPSGPEEDARTPGEEEGVPEPKAERDGTRAETLVADEGAADETTEDETLPSVLAAEQPDESGEESPFPSGPEEDARTPGEEEGVPEPKAERDGTRAETLVADEGAADETTEDETLPSVLAAEQPVESGDTSGQEEDTESPDEEEVSTQRENAVEYVTQSLEDAPEDPIVQEEIAFYEGILMFILLFSSVVLIFIVLYKPTIDELWRV; encoded by the exons ATGAGCCGATTTTTTTGCGTTTGCCGTGCGAGCTGCGAGTCGCCTGTGGGCTGTACCATCAGCCCTCAGAGAGACCGCAGGAACTCGCAGCCTGGCTACCACATTCACAGGAGGGACCTAAAAAAGATCCATAGAGCTGCCTGTGCTGGAGACGTCAGGAAGGTCCAGCGAGTACTCCTCCTGAGACAGAATGGCCTGGACGAGCGTGATAGAAAGAACAG GACGGCCCTCCATTTGGCCTCTGCCAATGGCCACGGAGGCGTGGTGACTCTTCTTCTGGAGCGAGGCTGCCAGATCGATGCCCGGGACAGGAAGAAAAGGACGGCGCTGATCAAG GCCGTACAGTGTGAGGCGGAGGAGTGCGTGGAGATCCTCCTGAAAAGTGGAGCAAACGTCAACGCCGCAGATGTGCTTGGCAACACCGCACTCCACTATGCGGCATGCCTCGACACCGCGTCTATCGCGGAGAAGCTGCTGTCCCACGCCGCGGACATGGACATGAAAAATCAG GATGACCTGACACCACTGTTACTTGCCAGAAGGAACAACAGGCAGCTAATGGCagactttttaaaggaaaaacaggcACATATGCCTACAGTTGAGAAGACGAAAAG CGAACACAAAGACGAAAGGAGACGTGAAAGACCCTTTCAAACTACCAGCCTGGCGAAGACTTCTGATT gtgaagagtcacctttcccctcgggaccggaggaggacgcacgcacccctggcgaggag gaaggggtgcccgagcccaaagcagaacgggacggcacccgtgctgagacactcgtcgctgacgaaggcgctgcaGACGAGACAActgaagacgagaccctgccgtctgtgcttgcggcagagcaacctgatgagtccg gtgaagagtcacctttcccctcgggaccggaggaggatgcacgcacccctggcgaggag gaaggggtgcccgagcccaaagcagaacgggacggcacccgtgctgagacactcgtcgctgacgaaggcgctgcagacgagacaaccgaagacgagaccctgccgtctgtgcttgcggcagagcaacctgatgagtccg gtgaagagtcacctttcccctcgggaccggaggaggacgcacgcacccctggcgaggag gaaggggtgcccgagcccaaagcagaacgggacggcacccgtgctgagacactcgtcgctgacgaaggcgctgcagacgagacaaccgaagacgagaccctgccgtctgtgcttgcggcagagcaacctgttgagtccg GTGACACATCGGGGCAAGAGGAAGACACGGAGTCCCCTGACGAGGAG GAAGTTTCAACGCAGCGGGAGAATGCAGTAGAATATGTTACTCAATCCCTTGAAGATGCTCCTGAGGATCCAATTGTGCAGGAGGAAATCGCATTTTATGAAggaattttaatgtttatattactGTTCTCCAGCGTcgttttgatttttattgtattatataaacCAACCATTGATGAGTTGTGGCGGGTGTAA